The genomic stretch TAAGAACAAATGAATGCAATTGATTAAAAtctcaaattttaaaagtaaGAAATGGCGTTGTTTCAATTAAAATATGGAAAGACATTTTTCCTTCCAAGCTACTTCATTTATAATCACTTATTTAAACTTATGCTAGCAATTCGTGAAatgaatatataattattatttaaatattcaattattgGAAGATAAAAAGAGTTCAATATTCTACAATATACATGTCGAAAAAGATTACTTATCTATAGACTTATCATATTGGAAATACGTATACGTgcataaaatgtaattaaaatggTTTCTTAAAGTattgaaaatgaattaaaaaggTGTACATGATTAGGTGAAGTAGAAAGCGACAGTTTGAACTTTGtttcaataatttaaaactGTTGATTGAGAAAATAAGTAAGCAAGCATCATTACTTGCCATGATATCTATAAGTTGGATCAAATCCTAAATCTACCTCTTTTTGTGATTGGATTATGTTTAACTTATTTcgctttttcatattttattttaactatCTTTTCATTGTTTACTTGCACTCCATATATAGTAGCACTTCATAGATACCAATTATTGAACCAAGGATTCATCTAAAACTActcttttttataaattaatactccactaTATTTAATAGCTTTGCCCCGCGAGTTTGATTAAGAGAGAATTACTAATACTAATCATGTGATTGGGTTTATATATCGATCGATCGTGAAATATTAAAATGTAGACATAAGTACTTTGTTATTCCAAAACAATAAAACagcataaaaaattaaataatgtgaataaagtaaagagaaaataaaagatCCAAAATGGCGGCGTTCACCAACTTTTCATTAGCTTGCTACTAATACTATACTATTTTTTACCTATTCTTGTATGTCGAGAGGTTTCCAGAAGTAATTATTTGCAGTTTTTTCAAACATAGAAAAGTAGTATAGTGTTAGTTGTTACATATAAATTCAACTAAAATGCTTTTAATTTGAAGTGGTCGAAACTAAAATGCTTTTAATTTGAAGTGGTCGAAACTTAGATAACGAGATTAATTAAGAAGCAATAAACAGTTTATTAATTaaccttttatatatatatagttcatCAATATAGCTTTTGCAATGTAttctaagtatatttttaatgTGTTCAAGTTAAAATATTATGTTCATTTAAGACTCTTACCTTCTACTTAGAGTTGTGCGCGTGCTATCCTATTGATAGAATGGTTAACGTTTGAAGCCAAGGATCTCGGGTTCAAGTCTACTATGATGCGGCCTTTCTCTTTCACACACATAGCTGGCACATGCATAAGTTGATCTACACATGTATACATATTCTGATTATGACATCATCGTCCAAGTAAAACCAATTTGTATTTAATAAActtatactatatatttttatgaatttgatATTCTGTATATATGTCTCGGAAAAGACGTGCATTAACCCAACTTCTCGGGTACGAATGTCTTCGATCACCAATAATTTCGgaatacaaacaaaaatgaTAATTCGAGAATCGAATCAAAGAGGCACATTTAAATCATTCAAACATAAACTCAAAACTATCCTTTTGCAGAAAATgttagtactcccttcgtccctgaaaatttgtcatttatttccgtTTTCGTCTGTACCTAAAAATTgatcacctttcacttttaccatttttggtaatggacctcacattccactaaatcATTCTcgatcacattttattatagaactattatataaaagtatgactcagatcctactaactttttcaacctactttctattacatttcttcaAATCTATACCAgatcaaatggtgacaaattatgagggacggatagagtatttgAGATAAGGCAACACATAACATTGAAATGTCGAAGTTGCATGCATTTATCACGGTTAAATAATGAGCATATTTCAATTCCACACCTAAAAGATAAATGTTTATGAAAAATATGCATAAAAGGATTAACATGGAAACACTCAAGATAAAGGGCCTTCTTAATGTATGGGTAAGATAATTACTTCCCACCTCATTTCCAAATTTAACAGATAAACACATATTTCGCCATGCTCCCACCCAATTCCTTGGATTTATTCAAACCCAATAAATGAAAATGTgcccataaataataaaataataaaaacaccCCCACTGCGTGAAAAGCTACCATCACTTCTCCACTATATAATCCCTTCATATCATCCAACAAAACTTGGCAACCACACCATAGTTGCTTGCACCACCATTGTTTGTGGCAAAATCTCAAACAATTCTTTGTAAATTAATCATggaaaataaaatgattaatcTTCTCAACTTCCTAGACTCCAAACCCTTAATAATAATCTCCCTCATAATCCCTCTCTTTGCTATATTCCTCCTGTCAAGATTTCGCCGTAAGCGATATCCACCCGGGCCCTCTGGCTGGCCCGTGATAGGTAACATGGGCCTTATGGACCAGCTCACCCATCGCGGGCTGGCTCAATTAGCCAAAAAATACGGAGGAATCTTCCACCTCCGTATGGGCTTCCTCCACATGGTGGCCGTGTCAAGCCCAGACGTGGCCAGGCAGGTCCTCCAGGCCCAGGACAATATTTTCTCCAACCGGCCCGCAACAATCGCGATAAGCTATCTCACGTATGACCGGGCCGACATGGCATTCGCCCACTACGGGCCCTTCTGGCGCCAGATGCGAAAGCTCTGCGTCATGAAGCTCTTCAGCCGAAAACGGGCAGAGTCCTGGGACTCGGTCCGCGACGAGGTGGACGACATGGTCCGGGCCGTGGCCACGAGCAGCCGGACCGTTGTGAACATAGGCGAGCTCGTGTTCGGGCTGACGCGGAATATAACGTACCGGGCCGCGTTCGGGTCGGTCTCGCACGAGGGCCAAGATGAATTCATCAAGATTTTGCAAGAAATCTCCAAATTGTTTGGAGCTTTTAATATTTCGGATTTTATTCCGTTTTTGGGGTGGATTGATCCTCAGGGGATTAATGGGAGGTTGATCAAAGTTCGGGCACAACTTGATGGATTTATTGATACTATTATCGATGATCACATGCAAAAAGCCCGGCCCGAAAATGGGGGTATTGAGTCGGATATGGTGGATGAGCTACTTGCTTTTTATAGTGAAGAGGCTAAGGTTTCTGAATCGGAGGATTTGCAGAATTCGATCAGCCTAACAAGGGACAATATTAAGGCAATTATTATGGTGAGCGTTACtcatactaattaattaatctattactccctattattattattattattattattattattattattgacgTCGTTGTGTGCATATTGATGATATCATTAAGTATATAGTAATTCGAAACTAAAAATTAAGAAGCTCAGGATATATTTGATTGCTTGACTGAATTTGAAGATTTTCAAAATAAAGTAGTTTTGTGCATAATCGAATATTAAAAAGGCCTTAAATGAGCAATTTTAGTGTTCCCTCTCGAAAAGGGAGCTTTCGTTTTCGAGTATTCGGAAATGAATTTGATGAGAAATCAATTTTCAGCAGGGATTGTTAGATGTAATTAATATAGTCTTTTCGTTTAGCTTCAGGTTATTTGGTGAAATACGTAAAAATTTATTGCTCAACCACCATACAATTTCTATCTACTATACGCTGTCGTGTTGTACTATTAGATGTGGAGCAAAGCCCTAGCATGTCtagacaaaaaaatatttatgtttagCTTCCAATAGAATGTGTATAatgctatttttttttctaaaattgataatttgctaatttaattatacagtatattaaaaatatcaatacgatgTCATTAGTATGTGGACACATGACTTTCAAAAATAGATatcaacacaaacacataaGTATGTCGATTAAatttgtattgacatattaacATCATCATATTGACATTTTTCAGATACTGCGTTGATGTGTTAGGGTTTAGTATTTTCCAAACACATAAATGTATTCTTATTTCTTCATAATTATTCTAAAACATGTAAATATAATCTCACACGTTACACTTAACATCCTATCATAAACTATACTATACCATTAATCTCTTTTGACTTTCCAGAGGACATAAAATCAAACAACCATTTGAAAAATACGTAAAATATATTGAATTAGGATGCGATAAGTCCACCATCCTTTTCctaatttaatttttaggtAAGAAAAGTTTATAATAGAGTATATGAATATGATGAGTAAAATTATTATGCAATTGAAGGACGTAATGTTTGGTGGGACCGAGACGGTGGCATCGGCGATAGAGTGGGCCATGGCGGAGCTAATGCGAAGCCCAGTGGACCTGAAGCGGGCCCAGCAAGAGCTGATGGACGTGGTGGGCCCAGGCCGGAAAGTGGAGGAGGCCGACTTCGACAAGCTGATCTTCCTCCGCTGCTGCCTCAAGGAGGTCCTCCGCCTCCACCCTCCGATCCCGCTCCTCCTCCACGAGACGGCCGAGGACGCCGTCGTATCCGGCTACCACGTGCCGGCGAGGTCGCGCGTGATGATAAACGCGTGGGCGATCGGGCGCGACGAGGGCGCGTGGGAGGACGCGGAGGCATTTAAGCCTTCACGGTTTCTACGAGACGGCGCGGCCGACTTCAGGGGCGGGAGCTTCGAGTTCATACCGTTCGGGTCGGGGCGGAGGTCGTGCCCCGGGATGCAGCTGGGGCTGTACGCGCTGGAGGTGGCGGTGGCGCATCTGCTGCATTGCTTCACGTGGGAATTGCCGGATGGGATGAAGCCGGGTGAGATGGATATGGATGACGTGTTTGGCCTCACTGCGCCACGCGCCACCAGGCTCATGGCGGTGCCCACGCCGCGGCTGCTGTGCCAGCTGCACTAGCACACATTTTCGTTTGTTTTTAATTCTGCTGGTTTTTGGATAGAGTTATGGTATATGAGCATTTAATTATGCAACGAAATAATTAGCGAGTTTGGGGAAAGATGTGAGATAGAATTTGTAAAAATATCTATGTAACACGGTTTGTCTGATTCAATGGGAAATGTGCTTATTACTCTATTTTATCAATACTTTCTTTACTAATTTATTtacattttgtaaatattagtACATCGTAACCAAACAAAATTAAATCGAAAAGAATTATAAGATAAATTTATATGTATAcctatactaatataaaatgaGTTATTGAAATATGTAACTCATTTACTTAAAACAGTAAactgaaatgagacatttatttaaGTCCGGCCAAATAATGAGATATGGAATATTTAATGGAGACCGGAGGAATTGTTTATTACGGTTTGTTGACATGAATtaattttaagttttatttgtacatatatttaatgaagtgagactcattcttcactaataatacttcaattctttttctttatatccctcttttatttttaccaattgtgcattaaaacagGGGTCATTTAGTATATATAATAGCGATTAGTTATTGTAAAAAAATTTgagtataatttaaattatatattctcTAATCATTAGTATAGCTACAAACCGATATCGAAAATGCATTGTGTATTCTCCCGGTATTGAAAATGCATTTGGCCTGCCTCAGTCATATGCCTTACATTcttctaagagcatccataataagaatagctcagccatagcccagccatagtctagccacaaaTTCTttttgccacatcatcagtactaaaaatcctcatgccacatcatcaaaacaagcaaatagcccagcaataacctagccacatcactcaaaattatataaaataaataattaacaatcacacaaaatacggaattaaatttacgacacagatacggaaaaattcaattatattattaaaatttaaaaagtacattaattaaaaaaattacattaattttaaaaaaaggtatattaaaaaaattataaaaaaaaagaaggtacattaaaaaattacataattaaaaaaaaaactaacgccgtgcaatcctccgcgcccacaactcttcaattaaatccttttgtaGTCGAATATGAACATTCACTTGGCGCaggtcggcatgtgcttggaggcggccgacttcatcgtgaggtgcCCCGTTTCGTACGTTGGAGGCGGCCACGCCGTCgttggacctgcttcattatcgtcgttcgcccaactagtcagttgtacatcctcatcttcgacaatcatgttgtgcatgataatacatgcgtacattatatcggCAAtacagtcgacatgccacaaacgcgttggacctctaattgccgcccatcgagactggaggacgccaaatgcgcgctccatgTCCTTACGCGCCGACTCCTGTcattccgcaaagtaggccttcctctcatcggatgcgcatctgatcgtcttcacaaagacggaccacctagggtatatctcatccgccaagtagtagctcatatcatgtcggttgccgttggcgacaaaactgatggtcggaccgacgccctggcactgctcgttgaaaaggggcgacgagttgaggacgttgaggtcgttgttcgacccggctaccccaaaatacgcatgccaaatccacagccgataatcagctacggcctcgaggatcatcgtgagattttttcccttgtagccggtcgtgtagaaccccttccaggcagcaggacagttcttccactcccaatgcatacaatcta from Salvia splendens isolate huo1 chromosome 15, SspV2, whole genome shotgun sequence encodes the following:
- the LOC121766578 gene encoding cytochrome P450 84A1-like encodes the protein MENKMINLLNFLDSKPLIIISLIIPLFAIFLLSRFRRKRYPPGPSGWPVIGNMGLMDQLTHRGLAQLAKKYGGIFHLRMGFLHMVAVSSPDVARQVLQAQDNIFSNRPATIAISYLTYDRADMAFAHYGPFWRQMRKLCVMKLFSRKRAESWDSVRDEVDDMVRAVATSSRTVVNIGELVFGLTRNITYRAAFGSVSHEGQDEFIKILQEISKLFGAFNISDFIPFLGWIDPQGINGRLIKVRAQLDGFIDTIIDDHMQKARPENGGIESDMVDELLAFYSEEAKVSESEDLQNSISLTRDNIKAIIMDVMFGGTETVASAIEWAMAELMRSPVDLKRAQQELMDVVGPGRKVEEADFDKLIFLRCCLKEVLRLHPPIPLLLHETAEDAVVSGYHVPARSRVMINAWAIGRDEGAWEDAEAFKPSRFLRDGAADFRGGSFEFIPFGSGRRSCPGMQLGLYALEVAVAHLLHCFTWELPDGMKPGEMDMDDVFGLTAPRATRLMAVPTPRLLCQLH